A segment of the Xenorhabdus bovienii SS-2004 genome:
GGTTAGGTGCAGGCGCTTCTGGCATTGGTTATTTTATGTGGAACTATGGCGCAACCCAAGTGGATACCGGAACACTGGCGATTATGAATAATATGCTGGTTCCGGCCGGGTTGTTGGTCAATTTTTTAATTTGGCAGCAGCATCCTGATTGGCTGGGTTTTACCATAGGAAGCAGCCTGATTGTTGCATCTCTTTGGGTGCATCACCGTTGGATATTGAAACCCGTTTTACAAACGGCAAATTGTCCACCGCGTGCTGGCGCGCAGAACGAATAAATGTATTAATGGCAGGTTGGTGCTGTTCTCCTTCTCGGCAGGCAGCATACAATCTGCTCCATAATCCTTCTCCCAACGTTTTTGTCACAACCAGCCCCTGCCTTTCGAATGTTTCTACTGCCCAATGGGGTAATGCAGCAATGCCTAAGCGAGCAGCCACCATCTGGATCAGTAACAGAGTATTATCGACGCTTTTTAATGTCGGGGTAACACCTGCTGGCTGGAGGAACCGCCGCCAGATATCAAACCGTTGGCGCTGGACGGGATAAATCAGCAGCGTTTCGGGAGCGAGATCTTGTGGATAGATATCGCGTTTATTTGCTAATGGGTGATCCGGAGCAAGCACGAGTTTCACTTCATAGTCAAACAGCGACGTATAGTTCAGCTTGCTGTCTGCAATAATATCTGAGGTCAGTACAATATCCAGTTCCCGCTGTTGCAGTGCAGGCTGCGGATCAAACGTCACACCGGATTTAAAATCCACACTAACCTGCGGCCAGCTTTCACTAAAACGCTTCAGTGCTGGCGTCAGCCACTGAATACAGCTATGGCATTCAATGGCAATGCGCAGATTAATTTCTTCCGGTTCACTGCATTCACGCAGGGAAGCCGTCACCAGAGGGAGTACCTTCCCCGCCAGTTTTAACAGCACTTCCCCTTGAGGCGTAAGGCGCAATGGCTGGCTTTTGCGAATGAAGAGTTTGAATCCCAGCCGATGCTCTAGTTCACTGAACTGATGAGAAAGAGCAGATTGCGTCTGATGCAGATGATTTGCAGCCGCAGCCAATGAACCGCAATGACTCAATGCCTGTAGTGTTTTTAAATGTTTTATTTCGATCATGAAAAACCTTCAAGTTGATGATGAATAATTTGCGCTTGTGGTTTATACAGTACCTGTTGATTATAGAAGTGTAAACATCTAGACGGCTAAAATTTGCGGGTGACGACATGACAGTTTTGAATCATACATTAGGTTTTCCACGTATCGGCTTGAAAAGAGAGCTAAAAAAGGCGCAAGAAAATTATTGGGCAGGCAAGATTTCTCAACAGGAATTGCTGGAAACAGGTCGTGAATTACGTGCACGTCACTGGCAACAGCAAAAAGAGGCGGGAGTTGATTTAGTTCCGGTAGGTGATTTTGCTTGGTATGACCAAGTATTGACGACTAACTTGCTATTGGGCAACGTGCCACCACGTCATCAGAATGAAGATGGTAGCATTGATCTGGA
Coding sequences within it:
- the metR gene encoding HTH-type transcriptional regulator MetR, yielding MIEIKHLKTLQALSHCGSLAAAANHLHQTQSALSHQFSELEHRLGFKLFIRKSQPLRLTPQGEVLLKLAGKVLPLVTASLRECSEPEEINLRIAIECHSCIQWLTPALKRFSESWPQVSVDFKSGVTFDPQPALQQRELDIVLTSDIIADSKLNYTSLFDYEVKLVLAPDHPLANKRDIYPQDLAPETLLIYPVQRQRFDIWRRFLQPAGVTPTLKSVDNTLLLIQMVAARLGIAALPHWAVETFERQGLVVTKTLGEGLWSRLYAACREGEQHQPAINTFIRSARQHAVDNLPFVKRVSISNGDAPKEMQQSGCFLW